In the genome of Ziziphus jujuba cultivar Dongzao chromosome 10, ASM3175591v1, the window ttttttatttgttatttgaataaaaatgaaTCTACCTAGAACTAGGATGTGAAACTTTTCaagttttctcattttttttttatagaattttcaaGTTTTCTCATTGCACATTGTATAATGTCCTGGCAACATTTTCTGTGTATTATACCACATCCAAGCTATTGATTCAGTAATTATGGAAACTGGAAATCTTGTGATTGAATTAATTTCCATGACAATGGCATGCATGTCATACAGCCTACTTTCCATGACTActatttatgaatatatatatatatatatataatttttttttttttggaacgaTATTAAAGAGACGCATTTGgcatcaaatattatatatatatatatatgtatagtattAGATTCTATAATGCAGTATTTATCGATTCGTAAAAGTCAAAGCGTAGGGCAAGCTGTGTCCTATATGCCATTAACCTTGCTGAACTTTGGTTCCTCACAAAAacaaactaaacaaaaataataacaacaacaacaacaacaataataataataataataccgaTGATCAACCACAAGTTTTATGgggtaattaaaattttcacatttttgatCAATGATCTTTAATTGGACAATAATTAACTTCTTAAATCAGCCACCAAACAGCTGGTGAAAGGTAAAGAAATTTGAATGAGTAAAGGCTGGATTTTAAGTTTAATTACTACTCTTTAAATGCTCTCTGAAAATCGAATcttgataataataaagctTTTTACCTTTTTGTTATGGAACAAGCACAGTTGAATCACTAATtatcaagaaaaagaaatataaagtcCGCCATGCTCAAGAATACAACTTCGTTTGGTTGGATAAGAGAAAtgcgattttattttattgcatatTGCTTGCTTCAACTTGCattcttgattttatttttgaagaaatacACGTAACCATGTATTTGGTGTGAAATAAACTTACATTCAGGCACCATTGACTAGAAGGAGCTCAGAAGGAGAGTACTACTCGATTAACAAACAATACATGcgtatacttatatatatatatatataatttttttttccttctatttttattCGTTTGCAACTTTCATGAAGCAGTCACAATGATATATTATGGGTTTCTCCCAATGAATCATACtccaagagggaaaaaaaaaaaaaaaaaaaaaaaaaaaaaaaaaaaaaaaaaaaaaaaaaaaaaaaaaaaaacagatactcttttctttctttatttttttattagcgtGTTCAGTAGCCTATAATCAATCATTCTTAATTTATTCGGTAATATGAGTCCCaacaatttgaaattattgggtattaaaccaaacaaatatttgcctatgtaaaaaaataataacaaaaataaataaataaaaattggtcTGTAAAAAAGAACCAACTTCTAAGTAGTAACCTTGTTGACATTTAGGAGGCCTCTCATTTGGGCTTAAGTGAATACATAATGGGACAACAGGAGAAGCTGAGGCCCAATTCAGCACTGGCATCTAATTTAAGCTTTCAGGCCTTTTGAGCCCACCATTCAACATGTCAAGAAGCAATGGCATCAGCATGTCAATAATTAAGTGTTGACATTTAGGAGGCCTCTCATTTGGGCTTAAGTGAATACATAATGGGACAACAGGAGAAGCTGAGGCCCAATTCAGCACTGGCATCTAATTTAAGCTTTCAGGCCTTTTGAGCCCACCATTCAACATGTCAAGAAGCAATGGCATCAGCATGTCAATAATTAAGTGTTCATTGAAAAACCAATAGCTGATGTTTCTGAATATTTGCCATTCAACTGTTATCAGTCACCAATAGTCTTTACAGGAACATGAACCTTCCTTGAAGTGATGGAACCGAACTCGGTCTCTTACAATAATTTCGCGGCTGAATgcttttgaaacaaatttagtGAACGAATGGCAATCCCTACAAACTCTCAGGTTTTTCACTATTCTTAAACATGTTCCTTCTGTAGTTCTTGCAATCCCAAAAGCAATAGCCAGCTTCTCACTGTGACATGAACTAGTTCCCAAACAACCTTCTTCGTTGTTAAATCCAGGCACTGTAATGAGTGGTGATTCTTCTTCCACATAACCAAGTAGAGTAGCCCCATGAATTATTTCTCTCAGTTTATGATGAACTTCATCTGTATCAGGATGTGACTTGTCATTCACAACAAATTTATGAACTTGATCACCAACTTCAATCCAGCTCCAACCAGGGGTCGTCTTTATTCCCCGACTTTTGATCATTTTTCTCATCCTTGCAACACCATCTGCATTGTTTACTCCAATATAGATGGTAGCAAGCAATATGCAGTCCCCTGCATTTGATGCACCAAGCTGGACCAGATTCCTCATAGCAATTTCTCCTATATGCACGTTTTTATGAATCTTGCAAGAGCCTAGTAGTGTTCGCCAAAGGACGGGATCTTCATGTGTAGGAGAAGTCCTTATAACTTCAAGTGCATTTTCAAGCTTCCCGGCCCGCCCGAACAGATCAACCAGGCAACCATAATGCTTAATTCCGGGCTTGATGTTGAACTTGGAGCTCATATTGTAGAAATACTTGACACCCTCCTCAACTAAGCCTTGGTGACTGCATCCACATAACAGACCAATAAATGTAATAGAGTTTGGCTGGACCCCAGCATTTATCATCTGTCTAAAGAAATAGATTGCTTCATCTCCACGGCCATGTACTCCATACCCAACAATCATGGAGTTCCACGTCAAAACATCCCGCTTCTGCATTCTATCAAAGACAATAAGAGCTGCATCCAAGTTGCCACATTTCGCATACATATCTATAAGAGCGTTTCCAACAAAAACACTCTCCACAAACCCCTTTTCTCGAGCTATTTTATGCATTTGAACTCCTATATTCAGCGCACCCAAATGGGCACAAGAGGAAAGCAAGCTAACGAGCGTGAACCCATCAAGACCCACATTCTCATTTTTCATCATATTATATATCTTCAAAGCCTCATGGTGGAAACCCGCTTGAGAGTAGCACGAAATCATTGAATTCCAAGAAACCAAGTCCCTTTCAAGCATTCCATCAAAGACCTTCCGTGCATCCCAAATCAATCCGTTTCCGGCGTACGACCTGATCAGATTGGTACAAACTACAACATCCCTCTTGTACCCACATCGGATTACGAAACCATGAACCTCTTTGCATTTGCTCTGAGCCTTAACTCTCTCGCAAGCCTTAAGCACGAATGAGAAAGTGAAGGTATCAGGACGGGAGTCGGAAGCAGCCGAAACCATAGCATTGTAGTAAAATATGGCCGAAAGTGGAGAAGGGCTGTCAGAAAAGCCTCTGATGATGGAATTCCAGTCCTGGGTTAGTGGGTTCTGGAGACGATGGAAGAGAAGCTGAGCATAGGACAAACATCCAGAAACAGAGATGGCACAGAAGTGGAGGAGCTTGGAGGAAATGGCAGGGTGGTGTTGGAGGCCGGTGGTGATGACATGGGCATGGATTTTGTGAAGCCTTTGAAGGCTGTTACATCCTTGCAAAATTCTCAGGATGACTTTGGCTGCTGCTGATGTTTGGCCGACAATACATAGCAGAGGCTCTGGTGATTGCATGGAACAGTGTCAATCAAAATGAAACTCTGTTTCTATTCCTACTTTTCTATTCCTATTTACCATGTAGGAGAAAAACAGAGCCCCCATCACATCAggatggattttattttattatatactatGTTCACATATTTGGTTACCTTCCAAATATTATCTCTAGccttaaaaccataaattttactaaaataaattagatttaCAAAATctattaagatatatatatatatatatatataaagaaggaGAAATTTGCAAACCACatccaaaattgatattttttgaaCGATATCTTCGACTTTGATATGTACAATATACAGCTAATTCGACACTTTTATCCAAATAGCATCTATTTTGAATGCTTCCATATACAAACCGTCCATACCGTAAAAACACTATAAAGAAGCTcaaaatttacattttcatttttcatatgtGCTCTTCCATTGGAGTTCATCGCcattttcataaattcaattagaaTTGTGATTGTCATATAAATATTCAATCTATTTCGTCCTGATTTTAGACATCAAATGAGCATATAGAAGGAACTTTATATGTTGTACATGTTTTTGAGGGGTGcaatatactatatattttagACATCAAATGAGCATATAGAAGGAACTTTATGTTGTACATGTTTTTGAGGGGTGCAATATACTATATAAGGCATCGGCTGAAGAAAAATTTGCTTTACACAAAAAAAACTAAACCACAAAGTTCAAATGTTCAAAGCCGAAGTCTCTacatattatataaaacaaCTTCAATGCCTCTTCTGCCTCAGAAGCTTGCAATTTTAAACGTTAAACAAAATAGGTGGAAGCATTATAAGCTGTTGAATTCCGCTTGCTATCTCAGAAAATTTTCCTGCTGGactatttaatttgaatttcattgACATGACCTCTTACTAGATAGGAATATGGCTTTGCTCCAGCCTATTTGAGGTCATAAAAAGCAATCCaactatttcttctttttaccACCACCagcttttgactttttgttagcAGCTTCTTTAACGGCGCTCCCTGGTGTTTCCTGCCACCAAAAATGAGCAAACATTGTTACTTTCAACCAGCATGCTACTGCTCTAGTGACAAAACCTAAGACATGATAAATATCTTTAACATCAATTCAAGATATCTGCAAGACCAGAATAATACAGAGCAAGAATATTGAACATCACCTACACTACGAACTACACATATAACCCGTAAGATCTGCACACAAGATTGTTCTTGAAAGTcctatattttaattacaaGTTAAGATTTCATATTTTTCCAGATTTCTGAATGTATACGGTAAcactaatatacatatatgtatatataaaacaaataaaggaacaaagttcaaaatttttgttttgaaatttgtGAAATGTGACCACCCAGGTGTTAAATATATAAGTGGAATGGAGATTATGGACAGATTGGCTCTGGAAGTCACCAGGGCTTTCGGCTTCAAGTGCCGAAGCAGACACCTCTGGATAGTGACATAGAGTGCTTGGAGCCCAGATCCAGTATTGGCAGGCTTAGATTACCAATGATTCTGGACCTGGATGAAGTAGAAGCTTGCAGAGAGAACAACATCTTATCCTTGGTTGCTGGTTTGGGAGATCTAAGCACACATTTGCTTTCCTGTCATCCAATATACTGAGAATTGAGAAATCACAGTAACCTGTCTCATCTAGACTTCCCAATGATCCATGGGCAAAAGGATTTTTCAATGAATTTTCTTAATATAAAAGCTTAAAAGGCAAGACAGACTTTTTTGTACATTTTTCTACAATTAGTGCGCACTGCCAAACATATTGCTAGCAGCACATGCAAGAGAACTAGTTCATTTAAGTTCTATTAGAATAccaaatacatattttatagaAGATAATGCAAAACCAAAGGTGGTACAAGCCACCTTGTGTTAACAAAATCTTCCATATAAAACTAATATCATTGGCTTAGCCTAAATAGCCAAATTCTTTCAACTAATGCAGAGTACGGTGACATGAAAGTTACTTGCAATTTCTTGATAATTATAAGGATGACAAAGAAAATTCTTCAAAACCGAGTATAAGTTAATAAGAGTCGAATTTACTGTGTATACAAGTAAAAGAATAGAACTAAATACAGACCAAGATATGAAAGATAAACATACACACTAAATAAGAAAGCAAATTTGCAGCTTCTGATTCAGCTCATAGTTTTTCTGGCTATGAATTATCCATGCCTAGTATTTGGGCAGGAAATCAAACACGGCAGAAGAAGTACAATCCCCACTAATCATGGAAAGACATATACATGGAGAAAAAATGATGACAGCAGCTCAAAATGCTCTAAGGAAAATTTACCTTCCTCTTAATCGGTACAGTTGGGTTTGCAACTGGTTTGAAAAATGCTTCTAATCtgcaaaagaagaaagaaggaaaccATGAAGCACCGTATCATATTGAGTAGGGAACCCATGCAATCATATCCATCATAGCAGCATCACTTACCTGCCCTGTGATGACTTGTTCTTGGCTGCTTTAATTTTCTCTATTGcctaaaataattagagaaatcAGGATAGGTAAAAGCATGttattatcttaaaaaaaagcaatataCCCTCACAAATAATACACTGAACAACTGCACACCTTTGTCACTCTGTCACTGTTAAATCCattttcatttaccaaaaaGGTAATCAGCCCCTGCATTAATAACATGACGCTAAAACGCATATAACTTTTCAAacagtaaaaaaatttcaactagGAAATCAATTACTTCTTCATCTGGGGCAGCCCACTTAATCTCATCTTGCTCAGCATCAGTATAGACTTCTGGCTCTTTGAAAAGCTGCCTAGCCTCTTGATATGGCCAATCATCTGGTATTTGGTATCTGaatatagaagaaaaataacttaATAATTACTTAAATAAAAACAAGTCTCTCAATCATTGTAAACCGATGCAGACCTCTCTCTATTTATGTTCTCCAGTATATTCTCTATGGAGCCATGTTGACGGATGAGCTTTAAAGCAGTCTGTCCTCCAATCCCTGTAGCATAGATTCAGAGTCAAAATTTGAAGCCAGTTAGCTTCATAGTTAGTGGAAAAGATCAAGTCGGAGAAGGTTTGAAATTCCAGATACCTCGAATGCTATCACAATAATCACATCCAGAAAGAATGCACAAGTCGATGAATTGATCCATAGTAAGATTTAGCTCCtccaaaatctaaaataaagaaTCACCAGAAAATTATACCGATAAATTAAGCAACCATGACTACCTCATATCTCTGTTAAAACTTAAATGTAGTAAGTAGTAACCacctttgaaatttcaaattccaTGACAGGGACTTTTCTTGAGCTGGGATCCATTAAATGGCGAAGAAATCTAGGAGCTCCAAACGTTAAAGAATCCATGTCTTCAGAAGCCACAGCATAAACCTGAAatgcataaaagaaaaagaggatttatgaaaaaaaaaaaaaaaaaactattgaaTTCGGCAACAGGTTCACCCTCCAGAATGAAGCTTTTCAAGCCATTAAGGGAATTGGGGTCAGCAATGCAAGTGAAATAAGCACTCTGGAAATAAACTAATGGGATTATTTTTTTACTCCTTAAAAAATGATGAACAGATAAGAAAAAATAGACTCCTTACAAAATACTGCTGACAAAATACGAAGCTATTTCAGAGTACACAGTAAACCAAAATGTAATCCTTTGAGGGGGTTTGTCGTTCTTTGCTTGAGGTGTAATAGAGAAATGAAAATTAAGTACTTGCCTTTCCAGATTTGCAAAGTGCAGCACATTGTGCTTCTGCTTCTGAAGGAGCCTGTGAAAACCAATCCATAGAGTACAGTATGAATCATATTCACATacacaattaaaataaacatcAGCAGCAAATTACTTCAAATGAGTAATATCACCTCTATTACTGGAACACCCATGAGTTTTAAAAGTCTTTTGCAATCATCATTGTGCTGCTTTGTCACCtgccaaaacaaaaaatggcaTGAAAGGCAAGCAAAATCAACGGTTCCTTTATTTGAATCATTTTAAAACACAATACATTGCAAGATATGCATAAAGAGGTGCTGGAGGAAATATATAATCATAGGTTACAGTTAATCAGAAAGCAATTAAAAGAAAGAACCCACCTTCACCGTCCTTTTACTGAATTTCTCAATATCTTCCTTATTGCCAGTCTGTCATGACAAAAATAAACAGTTGCATGTTACATAATATGACAGGGAAAatagggaggaaaaaaaaaaaaaaaaaagcaactaaAATAACAGAAAACCTTCATGGCCTCTTCCAAATCTCCAGTAGCATCTGCTCTCTTTTCATAACTGCATCACAAGTCAATATGTTGATAGGACTTAGAAAAAAGCTATTAAAAGTTTaactatgttttaaaaattaaccagAAATGCAAGCTCATTgtcatagcaaaaaaaaaaaaaaagaaataccgTTTTGCCAGTTCTTGCTTTTTCATTTCTGGAGGCTGCCCGTCAAAAACATAGCTGAGTATAAAAATTAACTGATTCAGAAGATcacatattttattgataaatcaCCAGCCTACAATGCAGATAAGTgcaaattgaaaagaaatagCTAAAGAAATAAATTACACTGGCTTTATTCCGGCTTCCAGAAGCCTAATTGTCCTTGTAAACATGCCTTGCAAGTGACTACAATGAACCCAATAAAAGAAATAACTCATcagaaacataaaataaaaatttgcctAAAAGCACTAATATGATGAAAATGAAGCAAAATGCAACTCGAACTAGCTTATGTTACTAAAAATTAGAACTGGTCAGAGATGGTACCTAGTAACTTCACCAGCCTCATTGGTCAACATCTCAGTTCCGACTCTTCCTACAACAATCTACAGGAATTGATGTAAACCCAtttcaaaactaaaactaaatatgtaagaaaaattaaataaaataataataaatacaaataacgggGGATGGACTTACAAGGAACTGGTAGATGCTCATACTAGCATCAATGGCTATCTTGCGGCCGAAGTAGCTTTCGAATTTCTGTTCCTTCATGGCCTTTGGAGCGTTGTCCGCCAAAAGCTTTGTTAAACCCTAAAAAGTCTCATCCAGAACCCACGAACAAATAATctcaaaaaaagaatcaaaaccCATGAAACAAACGAGAAAAGGGTGTCGGAAATGAACTACCTTTATACCCATTATTTGTCAAAACGGAGAGATAGAGAAACAAACGAGAGAGTGAAGTGAACAACAACTGAGAGAGGCAAAGGAAAAGCTCTTTTGGAGGTTAGGGATGAAACTGCTTCCCGCCTATTCCCAAATTTCCCTCTCTTAATACACGTCGGCTCTTTTATGGGCCTATAGCTAGAAGTTCATGGGCTTCAAATTTGGGCCTGGTTTACTTAGTCAGCATCAATgcagagttttttatttttcgaagTTATTTGTTGGTGTTGCCTGTTGGTGATAACATATCAGATGTTCCATAAGATAATGAGAGAAAACAAGAGAGATTTTGAGAGTTGTACCCATTTAATTTGATTGTTCTACAATTAATGCCTTTCTCCATTATATGTTTTCGAATGATCTTTTCCTTTGTCATATTGCCAGTCGATttattcaaattggtttttgaaagatgccatgcAACCAGATTTTCCAGATCCATGAATTCATTCATGTTGGAATAACACTCTTTTGGTCTTCTGTATTTGACACTTTTTTTCAAGAATCATCTGATAACTCTGTAGATGAAAGTCAGCTAAATCTTTTTAAGACTAATCATTTCTTTTAGTGGCCTTAAAATGGTGTGCAAAATCAAGGACTATAGATTTTACTATAGATTTTTGAATTGTTTCTCAGGTTTAATGCTAGAGTTActaaatttgtttatcaaattttagataCTACATTATGTGACATTATCTCATTGGATTcactttttattgatttaaattatgacAATTTACCAACCATTATCAAATTACAATGTCATTTCCAAAAAGtcaataagtaaattttatGGTCCTAGCATTACTCTAATCATGTATCCTTAAttctatatacatattttcAAATGGCTTCTATATAACTAAATATTGTCCTTTTTatgtttcttattattatatgttttattcatactaGTTTCTCAATCTCAACAACATACACGCAAATGAAAAGCTGAAAATGCTTCTAGAGGGCAGAGAGAATTTCATGAAAGAAGAAGGGGCTAATATGAAGAAGCACAAGAAATGAATTACACACCAGGGTTAGGGAAAGTGAGAAAACACGCAACTACTTTACAGTACACGAAAAAGAACTGGAAGATTTGTAGGGAAAGAGATAAGAGATAATcaatattaaagcaaataaatCATTGATAAATAGAAATGGGAGGTGGGGTAAGTTTGCTTTACGTAAAAGAATATCACATAGACAATGCCTAGTGATGCTAGATAGGAAGCATGGACCATccatattttcaatttcattacTATAgtccatataaattatttagcCCCCTCACCTATAAAAGTGGCTTAGTGATACAATAATCAAGTTGGGAGGTCCAGAGTCTTTGGGGACAGAGGCTTCCCAATAATTACTATTAGATGTCCTTATTTGCTCACCTTGAAAAGCTTCCCAACCCTATGTTCTGTAGCTAATTATTGATTTTGGTCAATTGAAGTTGAAAGTGACATGTATATTTTGAATTGTTCCTGTTGCAAGATTGGatgtttgaattttctttgcCCTGAATTTGGAGAGAAAATAATTTGCCCACATTTATATTTCTCTATGAAGGTTTTGTTAGATCAGCAGaaatattaacattttttaaaaagttattatccGTTAAAGAGTCTGAAAATACTTCCAATAATACATATAGTGTTCGAAAGAAACATTTATTGGTTTTACCGCCAGTGAGTTTCTTTTATTGAAAGGAAGGAAATGATTAATTGTGCTCCTAACGGCCGCAGTTTAAAATGGTATCCATATTTATGCATTGCAGGATTGGCAACAAGGGCAGCAGCTGTTAGTGAAATTTATTCCTATGAAAGTTAACTCTGTAGTTAGATGCTTTTCTCAGTTTACAAGAGGAAAGATTCTTTGATGCCagagatttttttatcttttcttgtcAATTTGAACTAAGTAATTAGCTTTACAAACAACAACTGGCAACAATCAGCAGAACAGGACAAGAACATAGTTGGCTGATTTTAACAGCCAAAGGCAATATTGAAGtgaaaaaataagttaaatttGGTGACACTAATTGAGCCTTGCTTCGTCCGTCACTCAAAAAGATATGGGAAATCCCCTAACAAACTGTTCAAGTGATAGTGATTTCCTTTCACAAAAAGATCGTAAGAATGATTAATCAAAGCACCACCTTTTAGACCAACTTCAGATTGAAATTGGTTTGAGAACTGGTACATGGTTATTATCAAATTGAAGACTAAAAGACAGTCTAAAATAGACTTCCATGGTTACTATacaatcaaaatgaaatatgGTGCGAAAGTGACATTCATGGATGTTCAAGATTCTTGAGTTCAAGAAGACATGCATGAATGAAATATCTTATCGAAATGGAAAATTATCGAAACCCTTTTCGTATGGTGGACCGTTTGTATGAGCTTGGACATAGCAGCTGCTTCACATGACAAGGCTAGATGATAATTGATATGTCTAAGTCCAGTGCTCCAACAGTGGAAAAAAGATGTTGCACAACAAATCCATTTCAATCCaggaaagaaataaataaaataaaataaaaagaaaaagggcatTCAACAATCAGCATGGCATAGTTTCACAAATAATGCCTGAGATGGTGGAAAAGTTAGCAATCGCACGTAATGATGATTTTTGTTTACCATTTAATAATCACTGATTTTGATCTCAGGCAACTTTAGCATGAACTTTTTAAGTGCTAATCTGCCTATATAATATTACTGACTGCACTATCAGAGAATCTTCTGCATTAAGGAAGTACTGAGACTAGCAGACAAGTGGTTGTATTGTgtatttatgttaattttataaggaatccaattagttaatttgttttaaatgtttTCTTAACTTTTTAGTGGATCAGAATCAGGTTTAgctgattgaaaaaaaattagtccAAAAACGATTAGTAATCATTATTAGAACTTTAAACATTTTGCATGGCACTCATTTCAAATACACAACCTGAAATAGAAACTCTGGACATTTTATGATCAAGAAGTCTTCAGTtcataatttgatattattgcAGGTGTTTGTCCATATATCGACCTCGGGGATACTTTAACATTAGAGGTTAATTAATCCATAAATATGAGATATGGGATATTGTTAAAATGCAAAttggatatttaaaaaataaaattaaaaaaaaaaaaaaaaaaactttttcaattatatatagaatGACTGCCCACACTCTTAGGGAGACGCAATAGGAGAGAAacagataaatataattaaacaagGTAGTCGATATCAAGATGGCGATCAATCTAATGCCATGAACGTTACAAACTAGGCACTCTTGTGAGCTATATTTTGATGCTTCCCTCTGCCATTTCTCTGTAAACCAACTACTCCTTCATTCAAAACTCTCAAAATTCTCCACCATGGttactctctctgtctctcttttaTCTTTCTCTATCTATCTTTATGTCTGTGTAGCTATTACTGATACGTTTCATAATAATGTGCAAGCAGGGAGACAAGGAGCAAAACAAGGCAGGTTACTGGTCCCTCGGCTCGGGGAACAAACCAAAGGGTGGCTTCAATGCCTGCAAATTTGTTTTTggtaaggggggaaaaaaacatTAACACTACTACTAAACATTAAACTCTTCAAAAACATTGTAAATTAACTTCATTTTTTCTTGGTATACAATAGTATTGGCAGCATTTGAGAACATGGGTTTCGTGGCAAACATGGTGAGCTTGGTTATCTACTTCATGACTGTAATGTACTTTGATCTGTCAACCTCAGCCAACACGCTTACGACCTTCATGGGTGCAACTTTCTTGCTCTCCCTCATCGGTGGCTTCGTTTCGGACTCCTACTTAAGCAGACTCAACACTGTTCTGATATTTGGATTCCTTGAAGTCCTGGTAATAACAAAAACTAACTTGTATCAGAATCATTTGAGTTTGATCAAGTTAATACTTAGAATCTAAGATCCTGGACTAAACTTAAAGTCCAAAAACAGCTTATAAGCACTAATAGGCGCCTTCAAGTGCTTGTAAGCTATCCCTGGAATTTATTTTTAGTCCAATATACCGGATAGGAaaattttaaatgcatatatgtatatatttatttatttatatagtgTTAAAGCTCTGTATAAAATATAGGCTTTGGTGCTGATGACAATCCAAGCTTCCTCACACAAATTTCAACCAGATCCTTGTGGGAAATCAAGCTGTTTGAAAGGTGGTGCAAAATTCATGTTCTATATGTCATTGTGTATGTTGGCAAAGGGATCAGGTGGTGTTAGAGGAGCCCTTCCAGCACTTGGTGCTGACCAATTCGATCAAAAGGACCCGAAAGAAGCAAAAGCTCTTGCAAGCTTCTTTAACTACCTCTTGCTTAGTATTACACTTGGAGCAGCAATTGGAGTAGTGGCCATTGTGTGGGTCAGTACGAATCTGGGTTGGCATTGGGGTTTTTTCATATCAACTGTGTCTGCATTTTTGGGGTTCGTTGTTCTTGCTCTTGGTAAGCCTTTCTATCGTCACAGAGTGCCAGGAGAGAGCCCCCTCATAAGAATCATTCGGGTTTATCTCTTACCtcgtttttctctctttctctgtcacTGCAAATGCTTTCATGCTAATTATATAAAGGC includes:
- the LOC107411677 gene encoding pentatricopeptide repeat-containing protein At3g56550, with the translated sequence MQSPEPLLCIVGQTSAAAKVILRILQGCNSLQRLHKIHAHVITTGLQHHPAISSKLLHFCAISVSGCLSYAQLLFHRLQNPLTQDWNSIIRGFSDSPSPLSAIFYYNAMVSAASDSRPDTFTFSFVLKACERVKAQSKCKEVHGFVIRCGYKRDVVVCTNLIRSYAGNGLIWDARKVFDGMLERDLVSWNSMISCYSQAGFHHEALKIYNMMKNENVGLDGFTLVSLLSSCAHLGALNIGVQMHKIAREKGFVESVFVGNALIDMYAKCGNLDAALIVFDRMQKRDVLTWNSMIVGYGVHGRGDEAIYFFRQMINAGVQPNSITFIGLLCGCSHQGLVEEGVKYFYNMSSKFNIKPGIKHYGCLVDLFGRAGKLENALEVIRTSPTHEDPVLWRTLLGSCKIHKNVHIGEIAMRNLVQLGASNAGDCILLATIYIGVNNADGVARMRKMIKSRGIKTTPGWSWIEVGDQVHKFVVNDKSHPDTDEVHHKLREIIHGATLLGYVEEESPLITVPGFNNEEGCLGTSSCHSEKLAIAFGIARTTEGTCLRIVKNLRVCRDCHSFTKFVSKAFSREIIVRDRVRFHHFKEGSCSCKDYW
- the LOC107411672 gene encoding flap endonuclease 1 isoform X3, producing MGIKGLTKLLADNAPKAMKEQKFESYFGRKIAIDASMSIYQFLIVVGRVGTEMLTNEAGEVTSHLQGMFTRTIRLLEAGIKPVYVFDGQPPEMKKQELAKRYEKRADATGDLEEAMKTGNKEDIEKFSKRTVKVTKQHNDDCKRLLKLMGVPVIEAPSEAEAQCAALCKSGKVYAVASEDMDSLTFGAPRFLRHLMDPSSRKVPVMEFEISKILEELNLTMDQFIDLCILSGCDYCDSIRGIGGQTALKLIRQHGSIENILENINRERYQIPDDWPYQEARQLFKEPEVYTDAEQDEIKWAAPDEEGLITFLVNENGFNSDRVTKAIEKIKAAKNKSSQGRLEAFFKPVANPTVPIKRKETPGSAVKEAANKKSKAGGGKKKK
- the LOC107411672 gene encoding flap endonuclease 1 isoform X1, which codes for MGIKGLTKLLADNAPKAMKEQKFESYFGRKIAIDASMSIYQFLIVVGRVGTEMLTNEAGEVTSHLQGMFTRTIRLLEAGIKPVYVFDGQPPEMKKQELAKRYEKRADATGDLEEAMKTGNKEDIEKFSKRTVKVTKQHNDDCKRLLKLMGVPVIEAPSEAEAQCAALCKSGKVYAVASEDMDSLTFGAPRFLRHLMDPSSRKVPVMEFEISKILEELNLTMDQFIDLCILSGCDYCDSIRGIGGQTALKLIRQHGSIENILENINRERYQIPDDWPYQEARQLFKEPEVYTDAEQDEIKWAAPDEEGLITFLVNENGFNSDRVTKAIEKIKAAKNKSSQGRLEAFFKPVANPTVPIKRKESKCVLRSPKPATKDKMLFSLQASTSSRSRIIGNLSLPILDLGSKHSMSLSRGVCFGT
- the LOC107411672 gene encoding flap endonuclease 1 isoform X2; amino-acid sequence: MKEQKFESYFGRKIAIDASMSIYQFLIVVGRVGTEMLTNEAGEVTSHLQGMFTRTIRLLEAGIKPVYVFDGQPPEMKKQELAKRYEKRADATGDLEEAMKTGNKEDIEKFSKRTVKVTKQHNDDCKRLLKLMGVPVIEAPSEAEAQCAALCKSGKVYAVASEDMDSLTFGAPRFLRHLMDPSSRKVPVMEFEISKILEELNLTMDQFIDLCILSGCDYCDSIRGIGGQTALKLIRQHGSIENILENINRERYQIPDDWPYQEARQLFKEPEVYTDAEQDEIKWAAPDEEGLITFLVNENGFNSDRVTKAIEKIKAAKNKSSQGRLEAFFKPVANPTVPIKRKESKCVLRSPKPATKDKMLFSLQASTSSRSRIIGNLSLPILDLGSKHSMSLSRGVCFGT